Proteins encoded together in one Triticum dicoccoides isolate Atlit2015 ecotype Zavitan chromosome 7B, WEW_v2.0, whole genome shotgun sequence window:
- the LOC119338559 gene encoding putative receptor protein kinase ZmPK1, translating to MTTAIAIAATKSAYTFTTSISLLLLMIPVALAKGHTNGGSYLARGSSVSIEGGTKATTTTILASPNGAFACGFYRVATNAYTFSIWFRGSAAAKTVAWTANRDAPVNGRGSRLAFRKDGALALLDYNGLAVWSTNTTATRASRAELLDSGDLVVVDADGRRLWGSFDSPTDTLLPTKLVSASARGLLSSGLYTFYFDNDNQLKLIYNGPEVSSVYWPDPLITPLVNHRTTYNSSQYGVIEQTGRFAASDNFKFAASDLGDKVMRRLTLDYDGNLRLYSLNATTGSWSVSWMVFRGVCNIHGLCGKNSLCKYIPKLQCSCLRGFEVVDASDWSKGCMRKANLRATQDFSFRKVAGADFIGYDLLYWERVTIRNCKDLCLDNANCQAFGYRQGEGKCFTKVYLFNGKNFPNPHTDIYLKVPKGMLSSLELASTVTHACKVHQKEANTSSLMFQDGPSNFKFGYFLSSALTLFFIEVVLIIAGCWVVHRWEGRPEIIDEGYTIISSQFRIFSYRELQKATNCFQEELGSGGSGEVYKGVLDDERKVAVKKLNDLIHGEQEFRSEISVIGRIYHMNLVRIWGFCVEKTHRLLVSEFIENGSLAAVLFDYQSNSHVLKWGQRYNIALGVAKGLAYLHHECLEWIVHCDVKPENILLDKDFQPKIADFGLMKLQQRGSSAQMLSKVHGTRGYIAPEWALNLPINGKADVYSYGMVLLELVKGVRLSRWVVEGEEEVEMAGICSIEILKEKLAGEDQSWLLEFVDHRLDGEFNQSEATVMLKIAISCVQEERSRRPSMSHVVETLLSLVE from the coding sequence ATGACGACTGCCATTGCCATAGCGGCCACCAAAAGTGCATACACTTTCACCACATCCATCTCACTCCTCCTGCTGATGATACCCGTTGCTCTCGCAAAGGGTCACACCAATGGCGGCAGCTACCTCGCCAGAGGTTCCTCGGTGTCCATCGAGGGCGGCACcaaggccaccaccaccaccatcctgGCGTCGCCCAACGGCGCCTTCGCCTGCGGCTTCTACAGGGTGGCCACCAACGCCTACACCTTCTCCATCTGGTTCCGTGGCTCGGCGGCGGCCAAGACCGTCGCGTGGACGGCCAACCGCGACGCGCCGGTGAACGGCAGGGGGTCCAGGCTCGCCTTCCGGAAGGACGGAGCCTTAGCACTGCTCGACTACAATGGCCTGGCCGTCTGGAGCACCAACACGACCGCGACCCGTGCCAGCCGTGCCGAGCTCCTCGACAGCGGCGACCTCGTCGTCGTGGACGCGGACGGCCGGCGCCTCTGGGGGAGCTTTGACTCGCCCACCGACACGCTTCTGCCGACAAAGCTGGTCTCTGCATCTGCCAGGGGTTTGCTCTCCTCAGGGTTGTATACATTCTACTTTGACAATGACAACCAGCTCAAGCTCATCTACAATGGCCCTGAGGTCAGTAGCGTATACTGGCCTGACCCTTTAATCACCCCGCTAGTAAATCACAGGACTACCTATAACAGTAGCCAGTATGGAGTTATTGAGCAGACAGGCCGGTTTGCCGCGAGCGACAACTTTAAGTTTGCAGCTTCTGATCTTGGTGATAAGGTGATGAGGAGGTTGACTCTGGATTACGATGGCAACCTTAGGCTCTACAGCCTGAATGCGACAACCGGCAGCTGGTCAGTCTCTTGGATGGTATTCCGCGGAGTCTGCAATATTCATGGACTCTGCGGCAAAAACAGCCTCTGCAAGTACATACCCAAGCTCCAGTGCTCTtgcctcagaggctttgaggtggtTGATGCAAGCGACTGGAGCAAAGGGTGCATGCGCAAGGCAAACCTCAGGGCCACCCAGGATTTCTCATTCAGAAAGGTCGCGGGAGCAGATTTCATCGGGTATGACTTGCTCTACTGGGAGCGGGTGACAATTCGGAACTGCAAAGATTTGTGCTTGGACAATGCTAATTGCCAAGCTTTTGGTTACCGTCAGGGAGAAGGCAAATGTTTCACAAAGGTCTATCTTTTTAACGGCAAGAACTTTCCAAACCCTCACACTGACATTTATCTTAAAGTCCCCAAGGGAATGTTGTCTTCGTTAGAATTGGCTTCTACAGTGACCCATGCGTGCAAAGTTCATCAAAAGGAGGCCAACACTTCATCGCTAATGTTCCAAGATGGCCCTTCTAACTTCAAGTTTGGCTACTTCCTTTCTTCTGCATTAACACTGTTTTTCATTGAAGTGGTATTAATCATCGCCGGGTGTTGGGTTGTTCACAGATGGGAGGGAAGACCAGAGATTATAGATGAAGGTTACACgataatttccagccagttccgaATATTTAGCTACAGGGAGTTACAGAAGGCAACCAATTGCTTCCAAGAAGAGCTAGGAAGTGGTGGATCAGGAGAAGTTTACAAGGGAGTCCTCGATGATGAAAGGAAGGTCGCAGTGAAGAAGCTAAACGATCTGATCCATGGAGAGCAGGAGTTCAGGTCTGAGATAAGTGTCATAGGCAGAATTTATCATATGAATCTCGTCAGAATTTGGGGTTTTTGTGTCGAGAAGACGCACAGGCTCTTGGTTTCAGAGTTCATTGAGAATGGTTCCTTGGCCGCAGTTCTTTTTGATTACCAGAGTAACTCTCATGTGCTCAAAtggggccaaaggtacaatattgcACTTGGGGTGGCAAAAGGACTAGCCTATCTCCATCACGAGTGTCTTGAATGGATTGTCCACTGTGATGTCAAACCAGAGAACATATTGTTAGATAAAGACTTTCAGCCCAAGATTGCAGATTTTGGACTGATGAAGCTACAGCAGCGAGGATCTAGCGCACAAATGTTGTCAAAAGTGCATGGGACTAGAGGCTACATTGCACCAGAATGGGCTCTAAATCTTCCGATCAATGGTAAGGCCGATGTTTACAGCTACGGCATGGTACTTCTTGAGTTAGTGAAGGGGGTTCGTCTTTCCAGATGGGTGGTTgagggcgaggaggaggttgaAATGGCTGGTATATGCTCTATTGAAATCCTTAAAGAAAAACTAGCAGGCGAAGACCAGTCATGGCTTCTGGAGTTTGTTGACCACAGACTGGATGGAGAATTCAACCAGTCAGAAGCTACAGTAATGCTTAAGATAGCAATATCATGTGTTCAAGAGGAGAGGAGCAGAAGACCGAGCATGAGCCATGTGGTCGAAACTTTGCTTTCACTTGTGGAGTAA